In the Flavobacterium acetivorans genome, one interval contains:
- the kbl gene encoding glycine C-acetyltransferase — protein sequence MYGKIKEHLQNELQTIEDNGIFKKERIITSPQGAEITISTGETVLNFCANNYLGLSSHPEVIQAAKDAMDTHGFGMSSVRFICGTQDIHKTLERKISEFYGTEDTILYAAAFDANGGVFEPLLGEGDAIISDSLNHASIIDGVRLCKASRYRYENSNMEDLEQQLIKANEAGSRFKIIVTDGVFSMDGVVAPLDKICDLADKYDAMVMVDECHAAGFIGATGKGTLEAKGVMGRVDIITGTLGKALGGAMGGYTTAKKEIIELLRQRSRPYLFSNSLAPAIVGASIKVFELLEKDTTLRDKLEWNTNYFKEGMKKAGFDIVDGDSAIVPVMLYDAKLSQTMADELLKKGIYVIGFFFPVVPKDKARIRVQLSAAHTKEHLDKAIGAFIEVGKALKVV from the coding sequence ATGTACGGGAAAATTAAAGAACATCTTCAAAATGAATTGCAAACTATTGAAGACAACGGAATATTTAAAAAAGAAAGAATCATAACATCTCCTCAAGGAGCAGAAATTACGATTTCGACAGGAGAAACGGTTTTGAATTTTTGTGCCAATAATTATTTAGGTTTGTCATCTCATCCAGAGGTGATTCAAGCTGCCAAAGATGCGATGGATACACATGGTTTCGGAATGTCATCTGTACGTTTCATTTGTGGAACACAAGATATTCATAAAACATTAGAAAGGAAAATTTCGGAGTTTTACGGAACAGAAGATACAATTCTTTATGCTGCTGCTTTTGATGCAAATGGAGGTGTTTTTGAGCCTTTATTAGGTGAAGGAGATGCGATTATTTCGGATAGTTTAAATCATGCTTCTATTATTGACGGTGTACGTTTGTGTAAAGCGTCTCGCTACCGTTATGAAAATAGTAATATGGAGGATTTGGAACAACAACTGATCAAAGCTAATGAGGCTGGAAGTCGTTTTAAAATAATTGTGACTGATGGTGTATTCTCTATGGATGGTGTTGTTGCGCCTTTGGATAAAATTTGTGATTTAGCAGATAAATATGATGCCATGGTTATGGTGGATGAATGCCATGCAGCAGGTTTTATAGGTGCAACAGGCAAAGGAACACTGGAAGCTAAAGGAGTGATGGGAAGAGTGGATATTATCACAGGCACACTTGGGAAAGCATTAGGAGGAGCTATGGGTGGTTATACTACAGCCAAGAAAGAAATAATTGAATTGTTACGTCAACGTTCCAGACCATATCTGTTCTCCAATTCATTGGCACCTGCCATTGTGGGAGCTTCAATCAAGGTTTTTGAATTATTAGAAAAAGACACCACTTTAAGAGATAAATTGGAGTGGAATACAAATTACTTCAAAGAAGGAATGAAAAAAGCAGGTTTTGATATTGTAGACGGAGATTCTGCTATTGTTCCTGTGATGTTGTATGATGCAAAATTGTCTCAAACAATGGCAGATGAGTTGTTGAAAAAGGGAATTTATGTAATTGGATTCTTTTTTCCTGTTGTTCCAAAGGACAAAGCAAGGATTAGAGTGCAATTATCTGCAGCACATACCAAAGAGCATTTGGATAAGGCAATAGGCGCATTTATTGAGGTTGGCAAGGCTTTGAAGGTTGTATAG
- a CDS encoding OmpA family protein encodes MKHLNKLLVAVLMTMGLSSHAQDSNNPWAISFGANAVDTRTSAGGGNGWLDRHFSQPFAVKDNWNILPSVSYLSVSKYIGDNFSFGVAGSVNKIDKYVMRDTNGALMVTNPGDLMYYGIDATIKYSFMNLINSKVIDPSLSVGGGYTFFGDSSYGTLNPGAGLTFWLTENVGLELATKYKKSFGDREDASGTPDAPTHFQHSAGIIFKFGGKDTDGDGIYDKDDACPEVAGLKEFQGCPDTDGDGIPDKDDACPDVAGPKELNGCPDTDGDGIADKDDACPDVAGLASLKGCPDTDGDGIADKDDKCPTVKGPKENGGCPWPDTDGDGVLDKDDACPTVPGPASNKGCPEVSAEVMKQLNDYGKVILFDSGKSTFKKQSYTVLKSIADILKEYPNSNFMIEGHTDSDGSNALNQSLSENRAAAVKNYLIENGIDASRLRSTGYGETKPIDSNKTAKGKANNRRVEVSLIKE; translated from the coding sequence ATGAAACATCTTAACAAACTTTTAGTTGCTGTATTGATGACTATGGGATTAAGTTCTCACGCACAAGATAGTAACAACCCGTGGGCTATCTCCTTTGGAGCGAATGCCGTAGACACTAGAACAAGTGCTGGTGGTGGTAACGGATGGTTAGACCGTCATTTCTCACAACCATTTGCTGTGAAAGACAATTGGAACATACTTCCTTCTGTATCATATCTAAGTGTATCGAAATACATAGGAGATAATTTCTCTTTTGGAGTTGCTGGTTCAGTAAACAAAATTGACAAGTATGTAATGAGAGATACTAATGGTGCATTAATGGTTACTAATCCAGGAGACTTGATGTATTATGGAATTGATGCTACTATCAAATATAGCTTCATGAACTTAATTAACTCTAAAGTAATTGATCCGTCTTTATCTGTTGGAGGAGGTTATACTTTCTTTGGAGATAGTAGTTATGGAACATTAAATCCAGGAGCTGGTTTGACATTTTGGCTTACTGAAAATGTTGGTTTAGAACTTGCTACAAAGTATAAAAAATCATTTGGAGACAGAGAAGATGCTTCTGGTACTCCAGATGCTCCAACTCACTTTCAACATTCTGCTGGTATCATCTTCAAGTTTGGAGGTAAAGATACTGACGGAGATGGTATTTATGATAAAGATGATGCTTGTCCAGAAGTTGCTGGTTTAAAAGAATTCCAAGGTTGTCCTGATACTGATGGAGATGGTATTCCAGACAAAGATGATGCTTGTCCAGATGTTGCAGGTCCAAAAGAATTAAATGGATGTCCTGATACTGACGGAGATGGAATCGCTGATAAAGATGATGCTTGTCCAGATGTTGCTGGTTTAGCTTCTTTGAAAGGATGCCCTGATACTGATGGAGACGGAATTGCTGATAAAGACGACAAATGTCCTACAGTGAAAGGTCCAAAAGAAAACGGAGGTTGCCCATGGCCTGATACTGATGGAGATGGCGTTTTAGACAAAGATGATGCTTGTCCTACAGTTCCTGGTCCAGCAAGTAACAAAGGTTGTCCTGAAGTTTCGGCTGAGGTTATGAAACAATTGAACGATTATGGTAAAGTAATTTTGTTTGATTCTGGAAAATCTACTTTCAAAAAACAATCTTATACTGTTTTGAAATCAATCGCTGATATCTTGAAAGAATATCCTAATTCAAACTTTATGATTGAAGGACATACTGATAGCGATGGAAGTAATGCATTAAACCAATCTTTATCTGAAAACAGAGCTGCAGCGGTTAAAAATTACTTAATTGAAAACGGTATTGATGCTAGCAGATTAAGATCTACTGGTTATGGTGAAACTAAACCAATTGATAGCAACAAAACTGCTAAAGGAAAAGCTAACAACAGAAGAGTTGAAGTTTCTTTAATCAAAGAATAA